A genomic region of Streptosporangium lutulentum contains the following coding sequences:
- a CDS encoding acetyl-CoA C-acetyltransferase: MSGSVIVAGARTPIGRLLGSLSGLSAVELGGIAIKAALERSGVAPDAVQYVIMGQVLQAGAGQIPSRQAAVKAGIPMTVPSLTINKVCLSGLDAIALADQLIRAGEFDIVVAGGMESMSNAPHLLPGLRRGVKYGDAGIVDSMALDGLTDAYDQVAMGESTERHNARLGLTREEQDAFSARSHELAAAAIKNGTFDDEIVPVSIPQRKGDPVLFAADEGVRGDTTVEVLSRLRPAFTKDGTITAGSASQISDGACAVVVMSKAKAEELGLEWLAEIGSHGNVAGPDNSLQSQPANAIKHALGKQGLSAADLDLLEINEAFAQVVLQSAKELGVPLDRVNVNGGGIAVGHPIGASGARIVLTLAHELKRRGGGLGAAGLCGGGGQGDALIVRVPSA; encoded by the coding sequence ATGTCTGGTTCCGTCATCGTCGCCGGAGCTCGCACACCCATCGGCCGGTTGCTGGGTTCATTGTCCGGCCTTTCGGCCGTCGAGCTCGGCGGCATCGCCATCAAGGCCGCGCTGGAGCGCTCCGGCGTCGCCCCCGACGCCGTGCAGTACGTGATCATGGGCCAGGTGCTTCAGGCCGGTGCCGGTCAGATCCCCTCCCGCCAGGCGGCGGTCAAGGCCGGGATCCCGATGACCGTGCCGTCGCTGACGATCAACAAGGTCTGCCTGTCCGGACTGGACGCCATCGCCCTGGCCGACCAGCTCATCCGGGCCGGTGAGTTCGACATCGTGGTCGCGGGCGGCATGGAGTCCATGTCGAACGCCCCCCACCTGCTGCCGGGCCTGCGCAGGGGCGTGAAGTACGGCGACGCGGGCATCGTGGACTCGATGGCCCTCGACGGCCTGACCGACGCCTACGACCAGGTGGCCATGGGCGAGTCCACCGAGCGGCACAACGCGCGACTCGGCCTGACCCGCGAGGAGCAGGACGCCTTCTCCGCCCGCTCCCACGAGCTCGCCGCCGCCGCGATCAAGAACGGCACGTTCGACGACGAGATCGTCCCGGTGTCGATCCCGCAGCGCAAGGGCGACCCGGTGCTCTTCGCCGCGGACGAGGGAGTGCGCGGCGACACCACCGTCGAGGTCCTGTCGCGACTGCGGCCGGCGTTCACCAAGGACGGTACGATCACCGCCGGCTCGGCCTCGCAGATCTCCGACGGCGCCTGCGCGGTGGTCGTGATGTCCAAGGCCAAGGCCGAGGAGCTCGGCCTCGAGTGGCTGGCGGAGATCGGCTCCCACGGCAACGTGGCCGGGCCGGACAACTCGCTCCAGTCCCAGCCCGCCAACGCGATCAAGCACGCCCTCGGCAAGCAGGGGCTCTCGGCCGCGGACCTCGACCTGCTGGAGATCAACGAGGCCTTCGCGCAGGTCGTCCTCCAGTCGGCCAAGGAGCTCGGCGTTCCCCTCGACCGGGTCAACGTCAACGGCGGCGGCATCGCGGTCGGCCACCCGATCGGCGCCTCCGGCGCCCGCATCGTCCTCACGCTCGCCCACGAGCTCAAGCGCCGGGGCGGCGGTCTCGGAGCGGCCGGGCTCTGTGGCGGCGGTGGCCAGGGCGACGCCCTGATCGTCCGC
- the mce gene encoding methylmalonyl-CoA epimerase, whose translation MFMRIDHVGIACHNLEEKIAFFERTFDLTVVAREINEEQGVKEAMLHIADGDGGASYIQLLEPLSPDTPVGRFLAKRGEGVHHVAFGVPDVARALEEIGGKGIRLLDEKPRHGSMGSSIAFLHPKDVGGMLTELVQAPDH comes from the coding sequence ATGTTCATGCGCATCGATCATGTGGGAATCGCCTGCCACAACCTGGAAGAGAAGATCGCTTTCTTCGAGCGGACCTTCGACCTCACGGTGGTGGCACGAGAGATCAACGAGGAGCAGGGCGTCAAGGAGGCGATGCTGCACATCGCCGACGGCGACGGCGGCGCTTCCTACATCCAGCTCCTCGAACCGCTCAGCCCCGACACCCCGGTCGGCAGGTTCCTCGCCAAGCGCGGGGAGGGGGTGCACCACGTCGCGTTCGGCGTCCCGGACGTCGCGCGCGCCCTGGAGGAAATAGGCGGCAAGGGCATCCGGCTGCTCGACGAAAAACCGCGGCACGGGTCGATGGGGTCCTCCATCGCGTTCCTGCACCCCAAAGACGTCGGAGGAATGCTCACCGAGCTCGTCCAAGCTCCAGATCATTAA
- a CDS encoding DivIVA domain-containing protein, translated as MQSDIDAQLNNFFEDAPAREFDVVLRGYDRHQVHDHLKQIDGELRQTREQLQGLQRDLSDSQRQLQEQERPTYSGLGARIEQLLRLAEEQATELVQAARSEANEIKAASKVDAADLRAAAENEAAEKRALATREADEMRTSAEREAEEIRSTARRESDELTSTTEREVAKLRATADHEVAEKRADAEREIAKLRTTTEREVAQLRASTKRERDEVLTTAKRQADEMRAQAQRVLEESEAKRAQDEAEFDIQLAARREDAERQEAERHATAQAATQKLVAEAEQRAATAEQRATKATQQAEQTRREADNHAKQLVANARKNADQVVSEAKSSAESIVSEAKAEAERSRSVAQRQVDELTRQRDSITSHLAQLRQLLGGAPLPASEPEPAITAAPSKPAIPAASNNEKPVSAPPRAETKDDDAEWWQE; from the coding sequence ATGCAGTCCGACATCGATGCCCAGCTCAACAATTTCTTTGAAGACGCCCCCGCTCGGGAATTCGACGTGGTGCTCCGTGGCTACGACCGACACCAGGTCCACGACCATCTGAAGCAAATCGATGGCGAGTTGCGCCAGACCCGAGAGCAGCTTCAGGGTCTGCAGCGAGACCTGTCCGACTCCCAGCGGCAGTTGCAGGAGCAGGAACGTCCGACCTACTCCGGCCTCGGCGCCCGGATCGAGCAGTTGCTCCGCCTCGCCGAGGAGCAGGCCACCGAGCTGGTCCAGGCCGCTCGTTCCGAGGCGAACGAGATCAAGGCCGCGTCCAAGGTCGACGCCGCCGACCTGCGCGCCGCCGCGGAGAACGAGGCGGCCGAGAAGCGCGCTCTCGCCACCCGCGAGGCCGACGAGATGCGCACCAGCGCGGAGCGCGAGGCCGAGGAGATCCGCTCGACCGCCCGCCGCGAGTCGGACGAATTGACCTCCACCACCGAGCGCGAGGTCGCCAAGCTGCGGGCCACCGCCGACCACGAGGTGGCCGAGAAGCGCGCCGACGCCGAGCGCGAGATCGCCAAGCTGCGCACCACCACCGAGCGCGAGGTCGCCCAGCTGCGCGCCTCGACCAAGCGCGAGCGCGACGAGGTCCTCACCACGGCCAAGCGCCAGGCCGACGAGATGCGCGCCCAGGCCCAGCGGGTCCTGGAGGAGTCCGAGGCCAAGCGCGCCCAGGACGAGGCCGAGTTCGACATCCAGCTCGCCGCCCGCCGGGAGGACGCCGAGCGTCAGGAGGCCGAGCGCCACGCCACCGCGCAGGCCGCCACCCAGAAGCTGGTCGCCGAGGCCGAGCAGCGCGCGGCCACCGCCGAGCAGCGCGCCACCAAGGCCACCCAGCAGGCCGAGCAGACCCGCCGCGAGGCCGACAACCACGCCAAGCAGCTGGTGGCCAACGCGCGCAAGAACGCCGACCAGGTCGTCTCCGAGGCCAAGTCGAGCGCCGAGTCGATCGTCTCCGAGGCCAAGGCCGAGGCCGAGCGGAGCCGTTCGGTCGCCCAGCGCCAGGTCGACGAGCTGACCCGTCAGCGCGACAGCATCACCAGCCACCTCGCGCAGCTGCGCCAGCTGCTCGGCGGCGCCCCGCTCCCGGCTTCCGAGCCGGAGCCCGCGATCACCGCGGCCCCGTCGAAGCCGGCCATCCCGGCCGCGAGCAACAA